A single genomic interval of Mucilaginibacter boryungensis harbors:
- a CDS encoding YqgE/AlgH family protein: MLNSIPAAVGRLLISEPFMMDPNFKRSVILLTEYHEEGAVGFVLNHQSDNLLGDLLPDVSYSEIPVYHGGPVAEDTLHFIHRCPDKIAGGLEIWNGIYWGGDFEMVKTLINNYQLTTDEIKFFTGYSGWSAGQLEDELQEDTWIVANQFNVDTIFADAEHNLWREVVIGLGQRYAHIANFPENPTLN, translated from the coding sequence ATGTTAAACTCTATCCCTGCAGCTGTTGGCAGACTATTGATATCGGAACCATTTATGATGGATCCTAATTTTAAACGTTCGGTAATTTTGTTAACCGAATACCATGAAGAAGGCGCTGTTGGTTTTGTATTGAACCATCAAAGCGATAACCTGCTTGGCGATTTATTGCCGGATGTTTCCTACTCGGAGATCCCTGTTTATCATGGTGGGCCAGTTGCCGAAGATACCCTGCACTTTATTCATCGTTGTCCGGATAAGATAGCGGGCGGATTAGAGATTTGGAATGGTATATACTGGGGCGGAGATTTTGAAATGGTGAAAACCCTGATCAATAATTATCAGTTAACCACCGACGAGATTAAGTTTTTTACCGGATATTCAGGCTGGTCAGCCGGGCAGTTAGAGGATGAATTACAAGAAGACACCTGGATAGTGGCCAATCAATTTAATGTGGATACCATTTTTGCCGATGCCGAACATAACCTATGGCGCGAAGTAGTAATTGGTTTAGGCCAGCGTTATGCCCATATTGCTAATTTTCCCGAAAATCCAACGCTAAACTAA
- a CDS encoding spore protein, with translation MGVTRLKRKDRKNKTTSRLEVQFLKLATNIELGSRSAESKHSQIAKNNEVLAKAAAAAK, from the coding sequence ATGGGCGTTACACGTTTAAAAAGGAAAGACAGAAAGAACAAAACCACTTCACGTTTAGAAGTACAGTTTTTAAAATTAGCTACTAACATTGAGTTAGGTAGCCGCTCTGCTGAGTCGAAACACAGCCAGATCGCTAAAAACAATGAAGTATTAGCGAAAGCCGCTGCTGCTGCAAAGTAA
- a CDS encoding NADH-quinone oxidoreductase subunit C — MMLAEIKQLLIAKFGEQVITGEELIGLQPALLINPDDIVKVCLELRDNPATYFDFLSCLSGVDYGVEAGRFGVVYHLTSIPYQTQLVLKVSREHDRTGEALPHFPSITTVYKAADWHEREAYDMYGIYFEGHPDMRRLLMPDDWEGFPLRKDYKNAEYYKGIKID, encoded by the coding sequence ATGATGCTTGCTGAAATAAAACAATTACTGATAGCTAAATTTGGTGAACAGGTGATTACCGGCGAGGAATTAATCGGCCTGCAGCCTGCCCTGCTCATCAATCCTGATGATATTGTTAAGGTTTGCCTTGAACTAAGGGATAACCCTGCCACTTATTTTGATTTTCTTAGCTGTCTTTCGGGGGTTGATTACGGAGTGGAAGCGGGCCGTTTTGGTGTGGTCTATCATTTAACGTCCATCCCTTACCAAACGCAATTGGTTTTAAAAGTAAGCCGCGAACATGATCGTACGGGCGAAGCATTGCCCCATTTCCCAAGTATAACTACGGTATACAAAGCTGCCGATTGGCACGAACGCGAGGCTTACGATATGTATGGTATCTATTTTGAAGGCCACCCAGATATGCGCCGGTTGCTTATGCCGGACGATTGGGAGGGTTTCCCATTGCGTAAGGATTATAAAAACGCAGAATATTACAAAGGCATTAAAATAGATTGA
- the purE gene encoding 5-(carboxyamino)imidazole ribonucleotide mutase, producing the protein MNQPKVGIIMGSKSDLPVMQDAADVLKELGVEFEITVVSAHRTPDLMFSYARSAADRGLKVIIAGAGGAAHLPGMVASLTHLPVIGVPVKSSNSIDGWDSVLSILQMPNGIPVATVALNAAKNAGILAAQILSTADEVVVHNLIKFKDELKQKVEASAREMRDEGLAG; encoded by the coding sequence ATGAACCAACCTAAAGTAGGCATCATTATGGGCAGCAAATCAGACCTGCCGGTGATGCAGGACGCTGCCGATGTTTTAAAAGAATTAGGCGTCGAATTTGAGATCACCGTGGTATCGGCACACCGTACGCCCGACCTGATGTTCAGCTATGCCCGATCGGCTGCCGACCGTGGCCTTAAAGTGATTATTGCAGGTGCCGGCGGTGCTGCGCATTTACCCGGCATGGTTGCTTCATTAACCCACCTGCCGGTTATTGGGGTACCTGTAAAATCAAGCAATTCAATTGATGGCTGGGATTCTGTTTTATCTATCCTGCAAATGCCTAATGGGATCCCGGTGGCTACAGTAGCTTTAAATGCTGCTAAAAACGCAGGCATTCTGGCCGCGCAGATCTTATCAACTGCCGACGAGGTTGTAGTGCATAACCTGATAAAATTCAAGGATGAACTTAAACAAAAAGTTGAAGCTTCTGCAAGAGAAATGCGCGATGAAGGCCTGGCTGGATAA
- a CDS encoding energy transducer TonB, with protein MRKYFFLLLFAIAGVTTTRAQIANDPARDEFIEDMAKFAKTQKYVQQIPEFKGGAGALYDYMQSHIIYPEQARKEDLSAQVFVSFMIDWKTGLPKDVKIVQSSNKLFEAETLRLIKTMPAWTPAKQDGKSVNMVLTIPVYFHLN; from the coding sequence ATGAGAAAATATTTTTTCCTGTTATTATTTGCCATAGCCGGTGTAACCACTACCCGGGCCCAGATAGCAAATGACCCGGCACGCGATGAATTTATTGAGGATATGGCCAAATTTGCTAAAACACAAAAATATGTGCAGCAGATACCTGAATTTAAAGGCGGCGCCGGTGCTTTGTACGATTATATGCAGAGTCACATTATTTACCCCGAACAAGCACGCAAAGAAGACCTGTCGGCACAGGTATTTGTCAGTTTTATGATAGACTGGAAAACAGGCTTACCCAAAGATGTAAAGATTGTGCAAAGCAGTAATAAGCTATTCGAGGCTGAAACCCTGCGGCTGATAAAAACTATGCCTGCCTGGACACCCGCAAAGCAGGATGGAAAGAGTGTGAATATGGTTTTAACCATACCCGTTTATTTTCATTTGAATTAA
- a CDS encoding NADH-quinone oxidoreductase subunit D, whose product MSNTTLPLYTEALERYNQKIAHAATEDMVLNMGPQHPSTHGVLRLELITDGEIVKEVIPHIGYLHRCFEKHAESLTYQQTIPFTDRMDYLASMNNSHAWVMGVERMLGIEKDIPKRVEYIRVLVCEMNRIASHLIAIGTYGIDIGAFTPFLWCFRDREHIMGMLEWASGSRMLYNYIWVGGLFYDLPVGFEERCREFVDYFKPKMVELNGLLTDNQVFINRTANVGILPLDVAINYGCSGPMLRGSGLKWDLRRIDNYSAYPELDFEIPVGTGLMGTVGDCWDRYKVRVDEIEESLKIIEQCLDRLQKELKRTPEFDPRAKLPKKIIPKAQDFYMRAESSKGELGFYFIADGRTEIPFRVKSRGPSFSNLSVLPAMAKNVMIADLIAIVGSIDFVLGEVDR is encoded by the coding sequence ATGTCAAACACCACTTTACCATTATATACAGAAGCTTTAGAGCGCTATAACCAAAAAATAGCCCACGCCGCTACCGAAGATATGGTGCTGAACATGGGCCCGCAGCACCCATCTACCCATGGTGTTTTACGACTGGAACTGATTACCGACGGCGAGATTGTGAAAGAGGTGATCCCGCACATTGGGTACCTGCACCGCTGCTTTGAGAAACACGCCGAATCGCTTACCTATCAGCAGACTATCCCGTTTACCGACCGTATGGATTACCTGGCCAGCATGAACAACAGCCATGCCTGGGTAATGGGCGTTGAACGGATGCTGGGTATTGAAAAAGATATCCCCAAACGCGTAGAGTATATCCGTGTGCTGGTATGCGAAATGAACCGTATAGCTTCGCACCTGATAGCCATTGGCACTTACGGCATTGATATTGGCGCCTTTACCCCTTTCCTGTGGTGTTTCCGCGACAGGGAACATATTATGGGGATGCTGGAGTGGGCGTCAGGTTCGCGGATGTTGTATAATTATATTTGGGTGGGCGGCTTGTTTTACGATTTGCCTGTGGGGTTTGAAGAGCGTTGCCGCGAGTTTGTAGATTATTTCAAGCCCAAAATGGTCGAGCTAAACGGTTTGCTAACCGATAACCAGGTATTTATTAACCGCACAGCAAACGTAGGCATACTACCGCTTGATGTAGCCATTAATTATGGTTGCAGCGGCCCTATGCTGCGCGGATCGGGCCTGAAGTGGGATTTGCGTCGTATTGATAATTATTCTGCCTATCCTGAACTTGATTTTGAGATACCTGTTGGCACCGGCTTAATGGGGACAGTGGGCGACTGCTGGGACAGGTATAAAGTGCGGGTAGATGAAATTGAGGAATCGTTAAAGATAATCGAACAATGCCTTGACCGCCTGCAAAAGGAATTAAAACGCACGCCTGAGTTTGATCCGAGGGCAAAACTACCTAAAAAGATCATCCCAAAAGCGCAGGACTTTTACATGCGTGCCGAGAGCAGTAAAGGCGAATTAGGCTTTTATTTTATAGCCGATGGACGTACGGAAATTCCATTCCGCGTTAAATCGCGCGGGCCAAGTTTCAGCAACCTTTCGGTACTGCCCGCAATGGCTAAAAATGTAATGATCGCAGACCTGATAGCAATTGTAGGTTCAATTGATTTTGTATTAGGTGAGGTGGATAGGTAA
- a CDS encoding GIY-YIG nuclease family protein — protein MSIQKGGHVYITTNKTHSVLYIGVTSNLINRIWEHKNKVHPKSFTSKYNCDILVYYNFYPLIEEAISIEKSLKDRSRKYKIDLINGLNPEWRDLYNDLTSE, from the coding sequence ATGTCAATTCAAAAAGGCGGCCACGTTTACATTACAACTAATAAAACACATTCCGTTTTATACATTGGTGTGACATCGAATCTGATCAATAGAATTTGGGAGCACAAGAACAAAGTGCACCCCAAAAGCTTTACGTCAAAATACAATTGTGATATTTTAGTTTATTATAATTTCTATCCACTTATTGAAGAAGCAATATCTATAGAAAAATCGTTAAAGGACAGGAGCAGGAAATATAAAATTGATTTAATAAATGGACTTAATCCTGAATGGCGAGATTTGTATAACGACTTAACGTCTGAATAA
- a CDS encoding 5-(carboxyamino)imidazole ribonucleotide synthase, with amino-acid sequence MKAFYGDLKLGILGGGQLGRMLIQQAINYNVTIKVLDPDPQAPCRKLCDEFTTGSLGDYETVYNFGKTVDLLTIEIEKVNVDALEQLEKEGVLVYPQPRIIRLIQDKGLQKQFFKENDIPTADFQIVNSLEQLKQSPIPFPYIQKLRRDGYDGKGVYKVIDETYLDKAFTEPSLVERWIDFEKEIAVIVARNENGDVKCFPMVEMEFNPEANLVEFLIAPSTLPFEIHQEAESIAKHIAESLKIVGLLAVEMFLDKHGRVLVNELAPRPHNSGHQTIEGNTVSQFEQHLRAIFNQPLGNTDCLNNAIMVNVLGEAGYEGPAIYQGIEKVLNQPGVYIHLYGKALTKPFRKMGHVTIVDADREKAIEKARFVQDTLKVIS; translated from the coding sequence ATGAAAGCATTTTACGGAGACCTTAAACTTGGCATTTTAGGCGGCGGTCAACTTGGGCGCATGCTGATACAGCAGGCTATAAATTACAATGTAACCATTAAAGTTTTAGACCCCGACCCCCAAGCCCCCTGTCGCAAACTTTGCGATGAATTTACCACAGGATCGTTGGGCGATTATGAAACAGTTTATAATTTCGGTAAAACGGTAGACCTGTTGACCATCGAGATTGAAAAGGTTAATGTAGACGCGCTGGAGCAATTAGAAAAAGAAGGGGTATTAGTTTACCCGCAGCCACGGATCATTCGCCTGATACAGGATAAGGGCCTGCAAAAACAGTTCTTTAAAGAGAATGATATCCCAACAGCCGATTTCCAGATCGTAAACTCGCTGGAGCAGTTAAAACAAAGCCCTATCCCCTTTCCATATATTCAAAAACTGCGCCGCGACGGCTATGATGGTAAAGGTGTTTACAAAGTTATTGACGAGACCTATTTAGATAAAGCCTTTACCGAACCCAGTTTGGTGGAACGCTGGATAGATTTTGAAAAAGAAATAGCCGTTATAGTTGCCCGAAATGAAAATGGCGATGTAAAATGTTTCCCCATGGTGGAAATGGAATTTAACCCCGAAGCAAATTTGGTAGAATTCCTGATAGCGCCATCTACCCTACCTTTTGAAATTCACCAGGAAGCCGAAAGCATAGCCAAACACATTGCCGAAAGCTTAAAGATTGTGGGCCTGTTAGCGGTTGAAATGTTTTTAGATAAGCATGGCCGTGTGCTGGTAAATGAGCTTGCGCCACGTCCGCACAATAGCGGCCATCAAACTATTGAGGGAAATACTGTATCGCAATTTGAACAGCATTTGCGCGCGATATTTAACCAACCATTAGGTAATACCGATTGCCTGAACAACGCCATTATGGTAAACGTATTAGGCGAAGCAGGTTACGAAGGCCCGGCAATATATCAGGGTATTGAAAAAGTGTTAAACCAACCCGGTGTTTATATCCATTTGTATGGCAAAGCCCTAACCAAGCCATTCCGCAAAATGGGGCATGTTACTATTGTGGATGCAGACAGGGAAAAGGCTATTGAAAAAGCGAGATTTGTACAAGATACTTTAAAAGTGATAAGTTAG
- the pdxH gene encoding pyridoxamine 5'-phosphate oxidase: MKNEELQNLRQDYSAATLTEKEVRQDPINQFDKWFNDAIAANVNEPNAMTLATATINGHPSARIVLLKGFNKEGFMFYTNYLSRKGKEIAKNPLASTVFFWPELERQVRIEGTIEKLSREESEAYFHSRPKASQLGALVSAQSQEIAGRKVLEEKMVELEAAYADKDVPKPSYWGGYILKPRLVEFWQGRSSRLHDRIVYKKIDNKNWKIVRLAP; encoded by the coding sequence ATGAAAAATGAGGAACTACAAAATTTAAGGCAGGATTATAGCGCAGCCACACTTACCGAAAAAGAAGTAAGGCAAGACCCTATTAATCAATTTGATAAGTGGTTTAATGATGCTATAGCAGCCAACGTAAACGAACCGAATGCCATGACACTGGCTACAGCAACTATCAATGGCCACCCATCGGCAAGGATAGTTTTGTTGAAAGGCTTCAATAAGGAAGGCTTTATGTTTTATACTAATTACCTGAGCCGCAAGGGTAAAGAAATAGCAAAGAACCCTTTGGCATCAACCGTTTTCTTTTGGCCTGAATTAGAGCGCCAGGTACGTATTGAAGGGACGATTGAAAAGTTAAGCCGGGAAGAAAGCGAAGCATATTTCCATAGCCGCCCAAAAGCAAGTCAGCTGGGCGCCCTCGTTTCTGCACAAAGCCAGGAAATTGCCGGCCGCAAGGTACTGGAAGAAAAAATGGTTGAACTGGAAGCAGCATATGCCGATAAAGATGTGCCTAAGCCATCGTACTGGGGTGGCTATATCTTAAAACCCCGCCTGGTTGAATTTTGGCAGGGGCGCAGCAGTCGCCTGCACGACCGTATAGTTTATAAAAAGATTGATAATAAAAACTGGAAGATAGTTCGCCTTGCACCATGA
- a CDS encoding NADP-dependent isocitrate dehydrogenase, protein MKTKIAVAKGDGIGPEIMDAVLRIFKANNVKLEYEFVEMGKSYFDAGHSTGMTAQAKETIETLGLLFKGPMETPKGKGVKSINVTARKVWNTYANQRDFRTLNGVNTVFSKAGIPINLTIIRENIEDTYGGIEHLLTYDVAVGRRIITRPGSAQVIRYAFEMAKRKGYTKLTCAHKANIMKLTDGMFLEVFQEIAKEYPEIEANDIIVDDLCMKLVSRPETFQAIVLTNLQGDIVSDLCAGLVGGLGFAPSANIGDNISIFEAVHGTAPDIAGKGIANPTALLLSGISMLRYLGYASNAAAIENALLYTLEQGVHTGDFGDRSIPASNTNEFADAIIANLGKVPADGGVFEDTSFEVSEDIRANLIKNKLTATKGVVEEMIGVDVFVESNVQPDELAELAKKCLRFNDNFDLVMISNRGTQVWPTGSIYTELVNEYRIRFEKKAGRQIKQKELLHIAADLSEEVKICSVEFLMNFGGKIGYTLAQGQ, encoded by the coding sequence ATGAAAACTAAAATAGCGGTAGCTAAGGGTGACGGTATCGGCCCGGAAATAATGGACGCCGTTCTCCGCATATTTAAAGCCAACAACGTTAAACTGGAATATGAATTTGTTGAAATGGGTAAATCCTATTTCGATGCTGGCCACTCAACAGGGATGACTGCCCAGGCTAAAGAAACCATTGAAACTTTAGGCTTATTGTTTAAGGGCCCTATGGAAACCCCAAAAGGCAAGGGCGTGAAAAGTATAAATGTTACTGCCCGTAAGGTGTGGAATACTTATGCTAACCAGCGCGACTTCCGTACCCTGAATGGTGTAAATACAGTTTTCAGCAAAGCAGGGATACCTATCAATTTAACCATCATTCGCGAGAATATTGAAGATACCTACGGTGGCATTGAACACTTGTTAACTTATGATGTGGCCGTTGGCCGCCGTATTATTACCCGTCCGGGTTCGGCACAGGTGATCCGTTATGCTTTTGAGATGGCTAAACGTAAGGGTTATACCAAACTAACCTGCGCGCACAAAGCCAATATCATGAAACTGACCGATGGTATGTTCCTGGAAGTTTTCCAGGAGATTGCAAAGGAATATCCGGAGATTGAAGCCAATGATATTATTGTAGATGACCTGTGTATGAAGCTGGTATCGCGCCCTGAAACTTTTCAGGCCATTGTATTGACCAATCTGCAGGGCGATATCGTATCCGATCTTTGCGCCGGTTTGGTTGGCGGTTTAGGTTTCGCGCCATCTGCTAACATTGGCGATAACATATCTATTTTTGAAGCTGTACACGGTACCGCGCCCGATATTGCAGGCAAAGGGATTGCCAACCCGACAGCGTTATTATTGTCAGGTATATCAATGTTGCGTTATTTAGGCTATGCATCAAACGCTGCGGCTATTGAAAACGCATTGCTTTACACTTTAGAACAAGGTGTACACACCGGCGATTTTGGCGACAGATCTATCCCTGCCTCTAATACTAATGAATTTGCTGACGCGATCATCGCTAATCTGGGTAAAGTACCAGCTGATGGCGGCGTATTTGAGGATACCAGTTTTGAAGTAAGCGAAGATATACGTGCAAACCTGATCAAAAATAAACTGACCGCCACCAAAGGTGTCGTGGAAGAAATGATTGGGGTGGATGTGTTTGTAGAGTCAAACGTTCAACCCGATGAATTGGCTGAATTAGCCAAAAAGTGCCTCCGCTTTAACGATAACTTCGATCTGGTGATGATATCCAACCGTGGTACACAAGTATGGCCAACCGGCTCTATTTATACCGAACTGGTGAACGAATACCGTATCCGATTCGAGAAAAAAGCTGGCAGGCAAATTAAACAGAAAGAACTACTGCATATAGCAGCTGATTTGTCCGAAGAAGTGAAAATTTGCTCGGTTGAATTCCTGATGAACTTTGGGGGTAAAATTGGGTATACTTTAGCGCAGGGACAATAG
- a CDS encoding TrmH family RNA methyltransferase, translated as MLSKSQISLFKSLQHKKFRNVHGLFVAEGYKSVTEFISSGYPVQTVYHTAAITPKLLKLSAKINFQETSLNDLAKISSLTTPQEVIALIKIPEWPALNASLLKNKYALVLDGVQDPGNMGTIIRTADWFGINHIICSDDCVDVYNPKVVQATMGSLARVNVYYTDLETTIPKLNMPVYGALLNGQNIYTIRFNTEGLIVMGNEGNGIRPGVQQLIGTAATIPGAGQTESLNVAIATAIFCSEVFRNRF; from the coding sequence ATGCTTTCAAAATCCCAGATCAGTTTATTTAAATCCTTACAACATAAAAAGTTCCGCAATGTTCATGGATTATTTGTGGCCGAAGGATATAAATCCGTTACTGAGTTTATTTCCTCGGGTTACCCTGTCCAAACTGTTTACCATACGGCTGCTATTACACCAAAATTGCTGAAATTATCCGCAAAAATAAATTTTCAGGAAACTTCTTTAAATGATTTGGCTAAGATAAGCAGTTTAACCACACCGCAGGAAGTTATTGCACTAATAAAGATACCCGAGTGGCCCGCATTAAATGCCAGCCTTTTAAAAAATAAATATGCTTTGGTGCTTGATGGTGTGCAGGACCCGGGTAATATGGGTACGATCATCCGTACGGCCGACTGGTTTGGCATCAACCATATCATTTGTTCTGATGATTGTGTGGATGTTTATAACCCTAAAGTAGTGCAGGCTACCATGGGGTCGCTGGCGCGGGTAAATGTGTATTATACCGATCTGGAAACTACCATCCCTAAATTAAACATGCCGGTTTATGGCGCATTATTAAATGGCCAGAACATTTACACCATACGTTTCAATACTGAAGGACTGATAGTTATGGGGAACGAGGGTAATGGTATAAGGCCCGGTGTACAGCAACTGATAGGCACCGCCGCTACCATACCTGGCGCGGGGCAAACAGAATCGTTAAATGTAGCTATTGCTACCGCGATTTTTTGTTCGGAAGTGTTTAGAAATAGATTTTAA